The following are encoded together in the Rhodothermaceae bacterium genome:
- a CDS encoding signal recognition particle protein translates to MFENLSQRLEGAIKSLTGRGRITELNIAESMGEVRRALLEADVNYQVARNFTNRVKEKALGDRVLRSVAPGQMIIKIVYDEIARLLGGDAAEINLGNNPPAVILIAGLQGSGKTTFSAKLALHLQSKGHVPILAAADVYRPAAVDQLSRLGEEINVPVYSITADDGSVVQDAPRVAREAVVYARKHARDTVIIDTAGRLHVDERMMTEVAEIKRSVQPTEILFVADSMTGQDAVNTAREFNTRLNFDGVVLTKLDGDTRGGAALSVRSVVDKPIKFASTGEKLDQLTPFFPDRMARRILGMGDVVSLVEKAQEQYDEEQAEVLRRKIQKQSFDLEDFYQQLQKLKSMGSLTDVLGMVPGLGKQLKDVSVEEEGLTQTEALILSMTPWERRHPDGIDSSRRRRIAAGSGLEVRDLNQLLRQFRQMRKLMKRMQTKASRGRSVDLSALLQAAR, encoded by the coding sequence ATGTTTGAAAATCTCTCCCAGCGGTTGGAAGGGGCGATCAAGAGTCTTACGGGACGGGGTCGTATTACAGAACTCAACATTGCAGAGTCAATGGGTGAGGTACGGCGTGCACTCCTTGAGGCAGATGTAAACTATCAGGTTGCACGAAACTTCACCAATCGAGTCAAAGAGAAGGCGCTTGGTGACCGGGTCCTACGATCTGTAGCTCCCGGTCAGATGATCATCAAGATTGTCTATGATGAGATTGCCCGCCTCTTGGGAGGCGATGCTGCGGAGATCAATCTCGGCAATAATCCTCCTGCAGTCATACTTATTGCTGGACTGCAGGGTTCAGGTAAAACCACCTTCAGTGCAAAGCTGGCCCTACATCTACAATCTAAAGGACATGTCCCTATTTTGGCTGCAGCAGATGTATATAGACCCGCGGCGGTTGATCAATTGAGTCGGCTTGGCGAAGAGATCAATGTACCCGTGTACAGCATAACCGCAGACGACGGCAGCGTCGTGCAGGATGCGCCACGCGTGGCCAGAGAAGCCGTGGTATATGCCCGGAAACATGCCCGTGATACCGTCATCATTGATACGGCGGGTCGACTGCATGTGGATGAGCGCATGATGACAGAAGTGGCAGAGATCAAACGATCAGTTCAGCCAACCGAGATACTTTTTGTCGCGGACAGCATGACAGGACAGGATGCCGTCAATACAGCACGCGAGTTCAATACCCGTCTCAATTTCGATGGTGTTGTTCTGACCAAGCTTGATGGAGATACTCGCGGGGGAGCTGCATTATCTGTACGTTCTGTCGTAGATAAGCCAATCAAGTTTGCTTCAACAGGGGAAAAGCTTGATCAGCTTACTCCGTTCTTTCCCGATCGGATGGCACGGCGCATTCTCGGAATGGGGGATGTAGTCAGTCTCGTTGAAAAAGCTCAGGAGCAGTATGATGAGGAACAGGCGGAAGTGCTACGCCGAAAAATCCAAAAACAGTCCTTTGATCTAGAGGATTTCTACCAGCAACTCCAGAAACTCAAATCCATGGGTTCGTTGACGGATGTACTGGGTATGGTTCCAGGGCTCGGAAAACAACTCAAGGATGTATCTGTCGAAGAGGAGGGGCTGACTCAGACAGAGGCATTGATTTTAAGTATGACACCATGGGAGCGCAGGCATCCCGATGGAATTGATAGTAGTCGTAGGCGCCGCATTGCGGCCGGAAGCGGCTTGGAAGTCAGAGATCTGAATCAGCTTTTGCGCCAATTTAGACAAATGCGCAAGCTCATGAAACGGATGCAGACAAAAGCAAGTAGGGGGAGATCGGTGGACTTGTCCGCGTTGCTGCAAGCAGCGCGATAA
- the rplS gene encoding 50S ribosomal protein L19, with amino-acid sequence MSKDLLKIIETTQLREDSLPDFEAGDTVAVHLRVTEGGKERIQIFQGTVIAIRGAGANKTFMVRKISSGVGVERVFPFHSPRIARVEVKRFGRVRRAKLYYLRDLRGKASRIKERVRDS; translated from the coding sequence ATGTCTAAAGATCTGCTGAAAATCATAGAAACCACACAGTTACGTGAAGATTCGTTGCCGGATTTTGAAGCTGGAGATACGGTAGCCGTACATCTGCGGGTGACCGAAGGAGGGAAAGAACGCATACAGATTTTTCAAGGTACGGTCATTGCGATCCGTGGTGCAGGCGCCAATAAGACCTTTATGGTCAGAAAGATTTCCAGTGGTGTTGGGGTTGAGCGAGTTTTTCCGTTCCACTCCCCAAGAATCGCACGTGTGGAAGTCAAACGCTTCGGGAGAGTACGTCGAGCAAAGCTCTACTACCTCCGTGACCTGCGCGGTAAAGCCTCCCGTATCAAGGAACGCGTGCGAGATTCCTAG
- a CDS encoding 5-formyltetrahydrofolate cyclo-ligase, protein MRQLISEEDYRLECQKIVSQAASVPQLLEAQTILSYWPKLEVREIDLRPLNCWLRARGCTVLLPIIEPNSKNSRIQWGHFDHEHTLMPNRWNILEPENRADISVEEIDLVLVPGLGFDRLGHRVGYGGGYYDRLLEYVNAFKIGLSLDSCFVELIPTQSHDIAVDCLITANRTLKLN, encoded by the coding sequence ATGCGGCAACTCATTTCAGAGGAAGACTACCGTTTGGAATGCCAGAAGATCGTCTCCCAGGCCGCATCAGTACCTCAATTGCTGGAGGCCCAGACCATCCTGTCGTACTGGCCGAAACTTGAGGTGCGCGAAATCGATCTTCGACCTCTCAACTGCTGGCTGCGGGCCCGAGGATGCACTGTACTATTGCCCATTATCGAACCGAATTCAAAAAACTCTCGTATACAATGGGGTCATTTTGATCACGAGCATACACTCATGCCGAACCGCTGGAACATTCTCGAACCCGAGAATCGTGCAGATATTTCTGTCGAGGAAATTGATCTAGTTCTTGTTCCCGGTCTCGGATTCGACCGTTTGGGACACCGAGTTGGCTATGGAGGTGGCTATTATGACAGACTCTTGGAGTATGTCAATGCGTTCAAAATTGGCCTGAGTCTGGATAGCTGTTTTGTTGAACTAATTCCGACTCAATCGCATGATATTGCTGTAGACTGTTTGATCACTGCCAACAGAACGCTCAAACTTAATTAG
- a CDS encoding PspC domain-containing protein, whose protein sequence is MSPEKKRLTRSSSDKMVAGVLGGIAEHYNLNITWLRIGVLFAFLCTAGTVFLAYLAAVIIMPSDG, encoded by the coding sequence ATGTCTCCTGAGAAAAAACGCCTGACCCGTTCATCGTCTGACAAAATGGTCGCTGGGGTGCTCGGCGGAATTGCTGAGCACTACAACCTGAATATCACTTGGCTGCGTATTGGAGTTCTTTTCGCCTTTTTATGTACAGCCGGAACAGTCTTCCTCGCTTACCTAGCGGCGGTCATCATCATGCCAAGTGACGGCTAA
- the trmD gene encoding tRNA (guanosine(37)-N1)-methyltransferase TrmD produces MRIDIVTALPNQLKKALDLTVMRRAKKDVVLRVHDLRTYAEGQHQQIDDYPYGGGVGMVLKPEPIFNCIEALNHRPDEVIYLSPDGEPFTQSLANTLSLKNHLVLLAGHYKGVDHRVRETLVTREISVGDYVLSGGELPALLVMDAVLRLIPGVLGDAQSALEDSFQDGLLGAPEYTRPASFRGLQVPEVLRSGNHNKIVEWRDQIRQQRTRERRPDLWQQHAAQVQT; encoded by the coding sequence ATGCGAATCGACATTGTAACAGCATTGCCGAATCAGCTCAAGAAAGCACTTGATCTGACTGTGATGCGCCGGGCAAAGAAGGATGTCGTATTACGTGTGCATGATCTGCGAACGTATGCCGAAGGGCAGCATCAGCAAATTGACGACTATCCTTACGGTGGGGGTGTCGGGATGGTACTGAAGCCAGAACCGATCTTTAACTGCATTGAGGCGCTGAATCATCGTCCAGATGAGGTGATTTATTTAAGCCCGGATGGTGAGCCTTTTACCCAGTCTTTGGCGAACACACTCTCGCTCAAGAATCATCTCGTTCTACTTGCGGGGCATTACAAAGGGGTGGATCACCGGGTGCGAGAAACGCTGGTGACTCGAGAGATATCGGTGGGAGATTATGTACTCAGTGGTGGAGAACTTCCCGCACTTCTGGTCATGGATGCGGTACTACGGCTAATTCCTGGGGTGCTTGGAGATGCACAATCCGCTCTGGAAGATTCATTCCAGGATGGACTTCTTGGTGCCCCAGAGTACACGCGCCCTGCTTCTTTCCGTGGGCTTCAGGTCCCGGAGGTACTTCGTAGTGGAAATCATAACAAAATTGTCGAATGGCGTGATCAAATTCGGCAACAGCGTACCCGGGAGCGGCGCCCGGATCTCTGGCAACAGCACGCCGCACAGGTTCAAACCTGA
- the rpsP gene encoding 30S ribosomal protein S16, with protein MAVKIRLRRMGRKKKPIWAVVAADSRAPRDGRFIEDLGRYYPLEEPARVELKDDRIKHWLKVGAQPTDTVRSLLSQQGVLLGLHLEYKGGEPDAIAEAVEAHQQYRQDKLKASAKVTASELRQQALDAEEKAAAKVEAELLEKRKKAAVAAAEAKAREEEAAAEKEAVAEKEVAAEKEVAAEKEVAAEKEDESSEESA; from the coding sequence GTGGCAGTAAAAATTAGATTACGCCGTATGGGGCGAAAAAAGAAGCCGATCTGGGCCGTAGTTGCCGCAGACTCGCGCGCACCGCGGGATGGTAGATTCATCGAAGACCTTGGGCGGTATTATCCGCTGGAAGAGCCAGCACGTGTCGAACTTAAGGACGACCGTATAAAACATTGGCTTAAGGTAGGTGCTCAGCCGACCGATACTGTGCGAAGCCTGCTCAGTCAACAGGGAGTCCTTCTGGGGTTACATCTGGAGTACAAGGGTGGCGAACCGGATGCGATTGCTGAGGCTGTAGAGGCACATCAACAGTATCGTCAGGATAAGCTTAAGGCCTCCGCCAAGGTAACTGCATCTGAGCTTCGTCAGCAGGCACTGGACGCCGAAGAAAAAGCGGCTGCAAAGGTCGAGGCGGAACTACTTGAAAAACGGAAAAAAGCCGCAGTTGCCGCCGCAGAGGCGAAAGCTCGCGAGGAAGAAGCAGCGGCTGAAAAAGAAGCAGTTGCTGAAAAAGAGGTAGCTGCTGAAAAAGAGGTAGCTGCTGAAAAAGAGGTAGCTGCTGAAAAAGAAGACGAATCGTCTGAAGAATCGGCCTGA
- a CDS encoding T9SS type A sorting domain-containing protein: MKTFRLIAVTLVSVVFLLLTIVLWPDALVRTTQVNPLTVQSEEFKLMSGTQGHPNEFFQYHHDIRASADGTNDYPMGYRLKEFNKVSAAGKISGTKLNWVERGPGNVGGRTRAILVDPHDPLNTWWAGSVSGGLWKTTDRGSTWYPVTDNLPNLAVGSLAMAESDPNVIYMGTGEGVGFFSSVAGDGIFRSVDRGITWSHLPATAGNTNFRFVNQLAVDPTNSDVVLAATNGGIFRTVDGGVTWTTAYRSTSEREPVQDLRVQSDDFNRQVASVGGRGILYSTDAGMTWAFSSVDWASEFYRIELAYSPSSPDIAYAAVHAWSTEGDFRFLSDLYRSEDGGANWVRTVSHSGINWFGGQGWFNNTLAVHPFKPDTVFVGGIELWRNRIIGENSLVAVSEFDYGGSDEWLEFKPVVEEGVYHRLEGRIIVQHPQAVGVLLTDYTDIEIRWDKNGQLAHRFWVQKTAGIFQNGGAGVPFPEYMYADYVEVPFQVWDTKNNRQLMVSFRDQADDGKFNLIRYNTHYLSSREETSMEYMFIHKYDYNATVPHDSIAQDGGLVSGMLYMLHPVLVDDPTATWDPANLPNQTISVSPKLVGNPRRDLDLPRQIDPDRTTHVDHHAIVPIPINEGRNEFWILDANDGGVALSMDNGRSFRELDHAGAGYNTMQVYGVAKKPGASVYMAGAQDNGTWSSPDNSNNREGWIRQGVGDGFETVWHATDPNKILASNQFISIGRTVDGGATWVSSLSVGAGDGQFLTQIASSDKAPDNVYTVGRKGVWYSRNFGETWALTSITEAWEIWSGCRVRVSIADPNVVWAGCGLISNPSDTRRFNKLQVSQDRGESFEATAFPIMSRPPEAYVSGLATHPTQRGTAYALFSRYSHPKILETKDFGKTWTDLSGFTTSDVSTNGFPDVAVFDLVVMPHATNVLWAGTEIGLFESRNYGAEWNYADNGLPAVAVWQMKIRDDEVVLGTHGRGVWTVPIGEVATGITDEPDELPSEFSLLQNYPNPFNASTTIQFKVPKKVRVRLTVFDAVGRRVSVLTDQVYSPGAYQLDWDASAYASGVYFYRMKSEGKLIHTRTMTLLK; this comes from the coding sequence GTGAAAACATTCAGGCTCATCGCTGTTACGCTCGTGAGCGTCGTATTTTTGCTACTCACCATCGTGCTCTGGCCCGATGCTCTAGTACGAACTACTCAGGTGAACCCACTGACTGTGCAGTCAGAAGAGTTTAAGCTAATGTCGGGCACACAAGGCCATCCTAACGAGTTCTTTCAGTATCACCATGACATCAGGGCATCCGCAGATGGGACGAATGATTACCCGATGGGCTATCGTCTTAAGGAGTTCAACAAGGTATCGGCAGCTGGAAAGATCTCCGGTACCAAACTTAACTGGGTTGAGCGAGGTCCAGGCAATGTCGGCGGGCGGACCCGGGCTATACTGGTTGATCCCCACGATCCATTAAACACATGGTGGGCTGGCTCAGTGTCTGGTGGTCTATGGAAGACAACGGATCGTGGATCGACATGGTACCCTGTGACGGATAATCTGCCGAATTTGGCAGTCGGTAGCCTGGCGATGGCTGAGAGTGATCCCAATGTCATCTACATGGGTACCGGTGAAGGTGTTGGCTTTTTCAGTTCAGTAGCCGGTGACGGTATATTCAGATCCGTGGACAGAGGCATAACCTGGAGCCACCTGCCTGCTACTGCTGGCAACACAAATTTCCGGTTTGTAAATCAGTTGGCCGTGGACCCCACAAACTCGGACGTGGTTCTGGCCGCTACCAATGGGGGTATTTTCCGAACGGTTGATGGTGGTGTAACTTGGACTACGGCATACAGGAGTACATCGGAGAGAGAACCGGTCCAAGATTTGCGTGTGCAATCAGACGACTTCAACAGGCAAGTAGCAAGTGTCGGTGGACGTGGTATACTCTATTCCACCGATGCCGGCATGACATGGGCGTTTTCATCAGTAGATTGGGCCTCTGAATTTTATCGCATCGAATTGGCATATTCGCCCTCCAGTCCGGATATCGCATACGCTGCCGTTCATGCGTGGAGCACCGAAGGGGATTTCAGGTTTCTGTCCGATCTCTATCGGAGTGAGGATGGCGGCGCGAATTGGGTGCGCACCGTTAGCCATTCTGGTATAAACTGGTTCGGGGGCCAGGGCTGGTTCAACAATACGTTAGCCGTGCATCCATTTAAGCCGGACACTGTGTTTGTTGGGGGAATAGAACTTTGGAGAAACAGAATTATAGGCGAAAATAGCTTGGTTGCGGTCAGCGAATTCGATTACGGCGGTTCGGATGAGTGGCTTGAATTCAAACCTGTTGTGGAGGAAGGCGTGTATCACAGGCTTGAGGGGAGAATCATTGTCCAACATCCACAGGCTGTGGGCGTTTTGCTAACAGACTATACTGACATTGAGATTCGCTGGGACAAAAACGGACAGTTGGCTCATCGCTTCTGGGTGCAAAAAACAGCTGGCATATTTCAAAATGGGGGTGCGGGCGTACCTTTTCCCGAATATATGTACGCCGACTATGTGGAAGTGCCTTTTCAGGTTTGGGATACCAAGAACAATCGCCAATTGATGGTTTCCTTCCGCGACCAGGCCGATGATGGCAAGTTCAATCTGATCCGCTATAACACTCATTATCTAAGTTCGCGTGAGGAGACCAGTATGGAGTACATGTTTATCCACAAGTACGATTACAATGCCACGGTTCCCCATGACAGTATTGCCCAAGATGGCGGCTTAGTGAGTGGGATGCTATATATGTTGCATCCAGTCCTCGTTGATGATCCTACTGCTACATGGGATCCTGCCAACCTGCCAAACCAAACTATTTCAGTCTCGCCTAAGCTCGTGGGGAATCCTCGCCGAGATTTGGATCTTCCCCGTCAAATTGATCCTGATCGCACGACACATGTGGATCACCATGCCATTGTGCCCATCCCAATCAATGAAGGCCGGAATGAATTCTGGATCCTGGATGCCAACGATGGTGGCGTAGCCTTATCTATGGACAACGGCCGGAGTTTCAGGGAGCTAGATCACGCAGGCGCAGGATACAACACTATGCAGGTCTACGGGGTAGCCAAAAAGCCTGGGGCTTCCGTGTACATGGCCGGTGCTCAGGATAATGGAACGTGGAGCTCTCCCGATAATTCGAATAACAGAGAGGGATGGATAAGACAGGGCGTCGGCGACGGTTTTGAGACAGTGTGGCATGCTACTGATCCTAACAAGATTTTGGCGTCGAATCAATTTATTTCAATAGGAAGAACAGTCGATGGTGGCGCAACTTGGGTATCGTCACTCAGCGTCGGCGCGGGCGATGGGCAATTCCTCACCCAGATTGCGAGTTCTGATAAGGCACCCGACAATGTATATACTGTCGGGCGTAAGGGTGTCTGGTATTCCAGAAACTTTGGGGAGACTTGGGCCTTGACATCCATTACAGAGGCCTGGGAGATCTGGTCGGGCTGCAGGGTCAGAGTTTCAATTGCCGATCCAAATGTAGTTTGGGCGGGATGTGGCTTGATTTCTAATCCAAGTGATACAAGACGCTTCAACAAGCTACAGGTCTCCCAAGACAGGGGCGAGTCGTTCGAAGCGACGGCCTTTCCTATCATGAGCCGGCCGCCGGAGGCCTATGTATCAGGGCTTGCGACGCATCCCACGCAAAGAGGCACTGCCTATGCGTTGTTTTCGCGCTACAGCCATCCGAAGATTTTGGAAACCAAAGACTTCGGGAAGACCTGGACGGACCTCTCCGGCTTTACTACCTCGGACGTGAGCACGAATGGATTCCCGGATGTAGCCGTGTTTGATCTGGTTGTGATGCCACACGCAACCAATGTTCTTTGGGCAGGCACTGAGATTGGCCTTTTTGAGTCCCGGAATTATGGTGCGGAGTGGAACTATGCAGACAATGGTCTGCCGGCCGTGGCTGTTTGGCAGATGAAAATCCGGGATGATGAGGTTGTCTTGGGCACGCATGGTCGTGGCGTTTGGACAGTTCCAATAGGAGAGGTTGCCACCGGGATAACCGACGAGCCAGATGAATTGCCGTCCGAATTTAGCCTTTTGCAAAACTACCCGAACCCCTTCAACGCGTCTACGACCATCCAATTCAAAGTACCCAAGAAAGTGCGGGTACGACTAACCGTCTTTGACGCAGTCGGGCGAAGGGTGTCTGTATTGACCGACCAAGTCTATTCTCCTGGAGCTTACCAATTGGATTGGGATGCCAGCGCATATGCCAGCGGCGTGTATTTCTATCGGATGAAGTCAGAAGGTAAGCTCATTCACACGCGGACGATGACGCTTCTGAAGTAA
- the rimM gene encoding 16S rRNA processing protein RimM, with amino-acid sequence MFDGTLSPDNLLLVGRIVRTHGLKGECKVVPESDDPNRLRNLKRIWLGDTPQTAQPYNVESTRLQNSRRGTTVLMQFTGIHTVTDAEGLGKPLVFADLNDLPPLQPGEFFLHDLIGVEVVTDEGESVGTLKDIWDTQSHSLYLIERPGKKEALIPAVPAFIVSTDVDRRRVVIRTVEGLLD; translated from the coding sequence ATGTTTGATGGGACTCTTTCGCCAGACAACCTCCTGCTGGTTGGACGAATTGTTCGAACGCACGGATTAAAAGGTGAATGTAAAGTGGTCCCCGAGAGTGATGACCCAAACCGGTTACGAAACTTAAAGAGGATTTGGCTAGGAGATACACCACAGACCGCACAACCTTACAACGTAGAGAGTACCCGACTACAGAACTCCAGACGTGGTACGACAGTACTGATGCAATTTACGGGAATACATACAGTGACCGACGCAGAAGGCTTAGGGAAGCCACTAGTCTTTGCGGACCTAAATGATCTGCCGCCTTTGCAGCCGGGGGAATTCTTTCTGCACGACCTGATTGGGGTTGAAGTTGTGACCGATGAGGGGGAGTCAGTTGGCACCCTGAAAGATATATGGGATACGCAAAGTCATTCCCTGTATCTCATTGAGCGTCCAGGAAAGAAGGAAGCGTTGATTCCTGCAGTCCCTGCATTCATCGTGTCAACGGATGTCGACCGGAGGCGTGTGGTGATCCGAACTGTGGAGGGGCTCTTAGACTAG
- a CDS encoding PspC domain-containing protein, giving the protein MPRRVRFEETTEFSDLHEEHESQSVANLEVEELLFEDTSEKPRRFLNLPLIAGFGLLGAVILFLLQQIGILPGSGLQDAFIVFPLIGLVLVILFGLSPGRRRRRNRASRKARKAQFKRQKRERKARGIDPDISGKLEKPKWNFPAKSRKKILAGVCGGLAQHIRMDATLFRVLFILALIATSAVPVILVAYILLAIFMPSADDKARTSA; this is encoded by the coding sequence ATGCCACGTCGAGTCCGATTCGAAGAGACGACTGAGTTTTCGGATCTGCACGAAGAACATGAGTCTCAGAGTGTTGCCAACCTTGAGGTCGAAGAGCTGCTCTTCGAGGATACCTCGGAGAAACCGCGGCGATTTTTGAACCTGCCACTCATTGCAGGATTTGGATTACTGGGAGCTGTCATCCTCTTCTTGCTACAACAGATCGGTATCCTGCCCGGAAGTGGTTTACAGGACGCATTTATTGTATTCCCTCTCATCGGTCTGGTCCTGGTGATCTTGTTTGGATTATCCCCCGGACGTCGCAGACGGAGGAACCGTGCATCCAGGAAGGCGAGGAAGGCACAATTCAAACGTCAAAAACGCGAACGAAAAGCCCGCGGGATAGACCCTGATATTTCAGGGAAACTGGAAAAGCCAAAATGGAATTTCCCCGCTAAATCACGTAAGAAAATTCTAGCCGGTGTTTGTGGTGGTCTCGCGCAACACATCAGAATGGATGCGACCCTGTTTCGGGTGCTCTTTATCCTGGCACTGATTGCCACTAGTGCAGTTCCGGTCATTTTGGTCGCATATATTCTCTTGGCTATATTCATGCCTTCCGCCGATGACAAAGCGAGGACCTCCGCGTAA
- the smpB gene encoding SsrA-binding protein SmpB, giving the protein MEKSKTTLASNRRARRQYHILDTIEAGMVLVGTEVKSIRDGRVSLAEAWCKIEQQEIFLVDAHISHYKHGNLNNHDPLRPRKLLLHRKEIVRLQKAVEQKGNTLIPLRFYLNHGKIKVEIGVARGKKLFDKRADMAERDTKRQLERTLKQY; this is encoded by the coding sequence ATGGAAAAATCAAAGACAACCCTGGCAAGTAATCGCCGGGCCCGGCGACAGTATCATATTCTGGATACCATTGAGGCTGGAATGGTACTGGTTGGAACCGAGGTGAAATCAATTCGCGACGGGCGCGTGAGCTTGGCAGAAGCATGGTGCAAAATTGAGCAGCAGGAGATATTCCTGGTTGATGCACACATCTCACACTATAAGCATGGGAACCTGAATAATCATGATCCCCTTCGCCCCCGAAAACTTCTGTTGCATCGCAAAGAAATCGTACGTTTACAAAAAGCAGTTGAACAAAAGGGCAACACATTAATCCCGCTCAGATTTTACCTGAATCATGGCAAGATCAAGGTGGAAATTGGCGTTGCCCGGGGGAAAAAACTCTTTGACAAACGGGCTGACATGGCGGAGCGGGACACGAAGCGA